A window of Bufo gargarizans isolate SCDJY-AF-19 chromosome 9, ASM1485885v1, whole genome shotgun sequence contains these coding sequences:
- the TMLHE gene encoding trimethyllysine dioxygenase, mitochondrial, with amino-acid sequence MWCRRLAWLFPETRRLLTKVAKRQHQWTPKLQRSSASIVRWFGTAPEARECSWVLHADHFELIYSGTCMHFDYVWLRDHCRSASCYNTKTNQRSLDTASVELDIKPAQVRVDETTLYLTWPDGHMTRYGLEWLSQNSYEGQTQQLVQPRILWNDEIYKEANVPAVSYLDFLETNEGLRDFLRNFLLYGIAFVDDVPATQEDTENVAERISHIRETIYGKMWDLKSDFSRGDTAYTKLALDRHTDTTYFQEPCGMQLFHCLRHEGTGGRTLLVDGFYAAEQVRQHHPEDFAVLSNIPLKHEYIENVGGSHNHMVGIGPVLNVYPWNKELYMIRYNNYDRAVINTVPYDLVRRWYSAHRVLTTELRKPENELWVKLKPGKVLFVDNWRVLHGRESFTGFRHLCGCYLTRDDVLNTARLLGLKA; translated from the exons ATGTGGTGTCGCAGGCTGGCCTGGCTCTTCCCAGAAACCAGAAGGCTTCTAACCAAAGTGGCTAAACGACAACATCAGTGGACACCCAAATTGCAAAGGTCTTCTGCTTCAATTGTTCGATGGTTCGGTACTGCTCCAGAGGCTCGGGAATGCTCATGGGTCTTACATGCTGATCATTTTG AACTGATATACTCCGGTACATGCATGCACTTTGACTATGTCTGGCTTCGGGATCATTGTCGCTCAGCCTCATGTTATAATACCAAAACCAACCAACGCAGTCTGGACACGGCCAGCGTGGAACTGGACATCAAACCGGCACAAGTTCGAGTAGATGAGACCACTCTGTACCTGACAT GGCCGGATGGTCACATGACTCGTTATGGCTTGGAATGGTTGTCCCAGAACAGCTATGAAGGACAGACGCAGCAGCTCGTGCAGCCGAGGATACTGTGGAATGACGAGATCTATAAGGAGGCAAACGTCCCGGCCGTCAGTTACCTGGATTTCCTGGAGACAAACGAGGGGTTGAGAGACTTTCTGCGCAATTTCCTCCTTTATGGTATTGCTTTTGTAGATGATGTTCCAGCCACCCAAGAAGACACCGAAAATGTGGCAGAGAGAATTAGTCACATCCG GGAAACTATTTATGGTAAAATGTGGGACCTCAAATCTGATTTCTCACGGGGAGACACGGCGTATACCAAACTCGCTCTGGATCGTCATACAGACACCACGTACTTCCAAGAGCCTTGTGG AATGCAGCTTTTTCATTGCTTGCGACACGAAGGTACGGGCGGGCGCACCCTCCTGGTAGACGGCTTCTATGCTGCCGAGCAAGTGCGACAACATCACCCTGAAGACTTTGCCGTCCTCAGCAATATCCCACTAAAGCATGAGTACATTGAAAACGTTGGGGGATCCCACAACCACATGGTTGGCATTGGCCCAGTACTGAATGTATATCCCTGGAATAAAGAGCTTTATATGATTAG GTACAACAACTATGACCGCGCTGTCATTAACACAGTGCCCTACGATCTTGTGCGGCGATGGTATTCCGCACATCGCGTCCTCACCACTGAACTGAGGAAGCCTGAGAATGAGCTGTGGGTGAAACTAAAGCCGGGCAAG GTTCTATTTGTGGATAATTGGAGGGTACTACATGGACGGGAGTCCTTCACAGGTTTCAGACACCTTTGTGGTTGCTATCTCACCCGGGATGATGTCCTGAACACTGCACGTTTACTGGGCCTTAAAGCCTGA